In the genome of Hymenobacter taeanensis, one region contains:
- a CDS encoding RES family NAD+ phosphorylase: MLVYRICLAKYADDLFASGYRGRWNYQNQFVIYTASSRALACLENVVHRSGEGLNDQFRVLVIDVPDDIVVEEITLGQLPPEWEKASRYAVCQPLGAAWYTQRQSAVLRVPSSIIPQEANFILNSRHPEFKRIQIVAREEFGFDARIKASKPE; this comes from the coding sequence ATGCTAGTGTACCGCATTTGTCTGGCCAAATACGCCGACGACCTGTTTGCCTCCGGCTACCGGGGCCGGTGGAACTACCAAAACCAGTTCGTGATATACACGGCCTCTTCCCGCGCCCTGGCTTGCCTGGAAAACGTTGTGCATAGGAGCGGAGAAGGCCTTAACGACCAGTTCCGGGTGCTGGTGATTGACGTGCCCGACGACATAGTGGTAGAGGAAATCACGCTAGGCCAGTTGCCGCCGGAGTGGGAGAAAGCCAGCCGCTACGCCGTGTGCCAGCCCCTTGGGGCGGCTTGGTACACCCAAAGGCAGTCGGCAGTGCTGCGGGTGCCCTCGTCCATTATTCCGCAGGAAGCTAATTTTATCCTCAACAGCCGGCACCCCGAGTTTAAACGTATCCAGATAGTGGCGCGCGAAGAATTTGGCTTTGACGCTCGTATCAAGGCCAGCAAGCCAGAATAA